One window of Oscillibacter hominis genomic DNA carries:
- a CDS encoding BaiN/RdsA family NAD(P)/FAD-dependent oxidoreductase: protein MNKKIVVVGGGAAGMMAAICAARSGAAVTVLEPNERLGKKLNITGKGRCNVTNCAGLQELLANVPRNGKFLYSAFSRFDGHDAMDFFESLGVALKVERGNRVFPVSDRSFDISAALERRMKALHVEVVRDRASSLLLSDGAVRGVRGGQQDYPGDAVVLATGGVSYPATGSTGDGFRMAAEAGHTITPLQGSLVPLQEAGNLCAELQGLSLRNVELSVFENNKKIYTDFGEMLFTHFGVSGPLVLSASAHMRHWGKKAYHLEIDLKPALDEQQLDRRLLSDFEKHCNSDFCNALGDLLPQKMIPIMVKLSEIPAHQKVHEITREQRRGLLQLLKHFPIVVSGLRPVADAIVTSGGVKVGEIDPKTMESKIVKELYFAGEMIDVDAYTGGFNLQIAWATGKAAGEAAANCEG, encoded by the coding sequence ATGAATAAAAAGATTGTGGTGGTGGGCGGCGGTGCCGCCGGCATGATGGCCGCCATCTGCGCGGCCCGCTCCGGTGCCGCTGTCACAGTGCTGGAGCCCAATGAGCGATTGGGCAAGAAGCTGAACATCACCGGAAAAGGGCGCTGCAATGTGACCAATTGCGCCGGTTTGCAGGAGCTGCTGGCCAACGTGCCCCGCAACGGAAAGTTTTTGTACAGCGCGTTCAGCCGCTTTGACGGGCACGACGCCATGGACTTTTTCGAGAGCCTGGGCGTGGCGCTGAAAGTGGAGCGGGGAAACCGGGTGTTTCCGGTTTCTGACCGGTCCTTCGACATCAGCGCCGCACTGGAGCGCCGCATGAAGGCGCTCCATGTGGAGGTGGTCCGGGACCGGGCTTCGTCGCTGCTCCTTTCAGACGGAGCCGTGCGCGGCGTCCGGGGTGGACAGCAGGACTATCCCGGGGACGCCGTGGTCCTGGCCACTGGAGGCGTCTCGTACCCCGCCACCGGCAGTACAGGGGACGGGTTCCGCATGGCGGCGGAGGCCGGGCACACCATCACGCCCCTGCAGGGCTCCCTGGTGCCGCTCCAGGAGGCGGGGAACCTGTGCGCCGAGCTCCAGGGGCTGAGCCTGCGCAACGTGGAACTGAGTGTCTTTGAAAACAACAAGAAGATTTATACGGATTTCGGCGAGATGCTGTTTACCCACTTTGGGGTAAGCGGCCCTCTTGTCCTGTCCGCATCCGCCCACATGCGCCATTGGGGGAAAAAGGCCTACCACCTGGAGATCGACCTGAAGCCCGCCCTCGATGAGCAGCAGCTGGACAGGCGGCTGCTGTCGGACTTTGAAAAGCACTGCAACAGCGATTTCTGCAACGCCCTGGGGGACTTGCTGCCGCAGAAGATGATTCCCATCATGGTGAAGCTTTCTGAGATTCCCGCCCATCAGAAGGTGCATGAGATCACCCGGGAGCAGAGAAGGGGGCTTTTGCAGCTTTTGAAGCATTTTCCCATAGTGGTTTCCGGGTTGCGGCCGGTTGCGGACGCCATTGTGACATCAGGGGGAGTCAAGGTGGGGGAGATCGACCCAAAGACCATGGAATCAAAGATTGTAAAGGAATTATACTTTGCGGGTGAGATGATCGATGTAGACGCCTATACCGGCGGATTCAATCTGCAGATCGCCTGGGCCACCGGCAAGGCCGCCGGAGAGGCCGCCGCGAATTGTGAGGGATAG
- a CDS encoding MurR/RpiR family transcriptional regulator yields the protein MAKSVLHTIESNMSTFSKGQKLIANYILENYDTAAFMTASKLGKMVHVSESTVVRFASELGYDGYPSMQRALQEMIRSKLTSLQRIKASNDQLTGQDVLSAVMQSDMETIRMAIEEVDRNELARVVDKLTHARHIYILGVRSSSFLAGYLNFYLHLLFENVTLVQSNAAGEIFEQLFRIGPGDVIIGISFPRYSKVTLNTIKFAADRGADVVAITDSELSPLYQMAGAALLVRSEMISFIDSMAAPLSLLNALIVDIGVQMNRDISKTFAELEGIWDAYSVFGKMDDE from the coding sequence ATGGCAAAAAGCGTCCTACATACCATTGAGAGCAATATGAGCACCTTTTCCAAGGGACAGAAACTGATTGCAAACTATATTTTGGAAAACTACGACACAGCCGCCTTCATGACAGCCAGCAAGTTGGGCAAGATGGTGCATGTCAGTGAATCCACTGTGGTGCGTTTTGCATCCGAATTGGGTTATGACGGTTATCCAAGCATGCAGCGGGCATTGCAGGAGATGATCCGCAGCAAGTTGACCTCGCTGCAGCGCATCAAGGCCTCCAACGACCAGCTGACGGGCCAGGATGTGCTGAGCGCCGTCATGCAGTCCGATATGGAGACCATCCGTATGGCCATTGAAGAGGTGGACCGCAACGAACTGGCCCGCGTGGTGGATAAGCTTACCCATGCCCGCCACATCTATATCTTAGGCGTCCGCTCTTCCTCGTTCCTGGCGGGTTATTTGAACTTCTATCTCCATCTACTCTTTGAGAATGTGACACTGGTGCAGAGCAATGCGGCCGGAGAAATTTTTGAGCAGCTGTTCCGAATCGGGCCGGGAGATGTGATCATCGGCATCAGCTTTCCCCGCTACTCCAAAGTCACGTTGAACACCATCAAGTTTGCCGCCGACCGGGGTGCGGACGTGGTCGCCATCACGGACAGTGAGCTCTCCCCCCTCTATCAGATGGCCGGTGCGGCGCTGCTGGTCCGCAGCGAGATGATCTCCTTCATCGACTCCATGGCTGCGCCGCTGTCGCTGCTCAACGCGCTGATCGTGGACATCGGAGTCCAGATGAACCGGGATATCTCCAAGACCTTTGCGGAGTTGGAGGGCATCTGGGATGCTTACAGCGTGTTCGGAAAGATGGACGATGAATAA
- a CDS encoding pseudouridine synthase has translation MEERVQKIIAASGLCSRRAAEQLLESGRVFVDGHVAHLGEKADPDRAEITVDGRPISKNVPAVYIMLNKPRGYVTTLSDEKGRPVVTDLLKGLGGVRVFPVGRLDMDSEGLLLLTNDGELMQKLLHPSHEIEKTYFVSVYGEPSGADRRLSALREVEGEAIRPAQVEILRRSGRTADLLITIHEGKNRQIRKMCGSCGLMVKRLRRIREHTLELGELPVGHWRYLTESELAKLLDRA, from the coding sequence TTGGAAGAGAGAGTTCAAAAGATCATCGCCGCCTCGGGGCTGTGTTCCCGGCGGGCGGCGGAACAGCTGCTGGAGAGCGGCCGGGTTTTCGTGGATGGGCATGTGGCCCATCTGGGGGAGAAAGCCGATCCGGATCGTGCTGAAATCACCGTGGACGGCAGGCCCATTTCGAAAAATGTGCCTGCTGTCTACATTATGCTGAATAAGCCCAGGGGGTATGTGACCACTTTGTCGGATGAAAAAGGCCGCCCTGTGGTGACGGACCTGCTCAAGGGATTGGGCGGTGTGCGGGTTTTCCCTGTGGGCCGGCTGGATATGGATTCGGAGGGACTGCTGCTGCTGACCAACGACGGGGAACTGATGCAGAAATTGCTGCATCCCAGCCACGAGATTGAAAAGACTTATTTTGTTTCCGTGTATGGGGAGCCCTCCGGCGCTGACCGCCGCCTTTCCGCGCTGAGGGAGGTGGAAGGGGAGGCCATCCGCCCGGCACAGGTGGAGATTTTGCGCCGAAGCGGCCGGACAGCAGACCTGCTCATCACCATACACGAGGGGAAAAACAGGCAGATCCGGAAAATGTGCGGCAGCTGCGGCCTGATGGTAAAGCGGCTCCGCCGTATCCGGGAACACACGCTGGAGCTGGGCGAACTCCCTGTTGGCCATTGGCGGTATCTGACTGAATCAGAACTTGCAAAACTTCTGGACCGTGCATGA
- a CDS encoding D-alanyl-D-alanine carboxypeptidase family protein, giving the protein MPTIRRVFSFLFAVFLLSIITCRASALSTSATSSILLDAGSGRVLYEHNADKQMLIASTTKIMTALVAIENGELDQVVTVKRAYTLAEGSSMYLKEGETLTLETLLYGLMLCSGNDAALAVADAVGGNDFIKMMNDKAEELGMTSTSFANPNGLDDEKHYSTARDMALLAAAAMKNQTFVRIASTKSISIGGRLMSNHNKLLNMIDGCLGLKTGYTKAAGRTLVSCVQRHGQMLVAVTLQDGNDWADHAALYDYGFSTYPASTQVLAGEHMGVVSVSGGTRPRVPLLAADTFSYPLAQGEKLRTETDFPEEVSAPVYAGTPLGEIRFYLGEQEVGCVELVCGQDVELDFPEPVSFLHRIFSFLP; this is encoded by the coding sequence ATGCCGACCATTCGACGCGTTTTTTCTTTTCTATTTGCTGTTTTTTTGTTAAGTATTATAACTTGCCGGGCCAGTGCGCTCAGCACTTCTGCCACTTCCTCCATCCTGCTGGACGCCGGGAGCGGACGTGTTTTGTATGAGCACAATGCAGACAAGCAGATGCTGATCGCCAGCACCACCAAGATCATGACCGCCTTGGTTGCCATTGAGAACGGGGAGTTGGATCAGGTGGTGACGGTCAAGCGCGCCTACACGCTGGCGGAGGGCTCTTCCATGTATTTGAAGGAAGGGGAGACGCTGACGCTGGAGACGCTGCTCTATGGATTGATGCTGTGCTCGGGAAACGACGCGGCACTGGCTGTGGCTGACGCGGTGGGCGGCAATGACTTCATCAAAATGATGAACGATAAGGCGGAGGAGCTGGGTATGACCTCAACTTCCTTTGCCAATCCCAACGGGCTGGACGATGAGAAGCATTACTCCACAGCCCGGGATATGGCGCTTTTGGCAGCGGCGGCTATGAAGAACCAGACCTTTGTCCGGATCGCCTCCACCAAAAGCATTTCGATCGGCGGGCGGCTGATGAGCAACCACAATAAACTGCTCAATATGATAGATGGCTGTCTCGGTTTGAAAACCGGTTACACCAAGGCCGCGGGCCGTACTCTGGTCAGCTGCGTACAGCGTCACGGCCAGATGCTGGTGGCCGTGACGCTCCAGGACGGCAACGACTGGGCGGACCACGCCGCACTCTATGACTATGGATTTTCCACCTATCCCGCCTCCACACAGGTGTTGGCAGGGGAGCACATGGGAGTGGTCAGCGTAAGTGGCGGGACCCGGCCCCGTGTGCCGCTGTTAGCGGCGGATACGTTTTCCTACCCGCTGGCGCAGGGGGAGAAGCTGCGCACCGAGACGGACTTCCCGGAGGAGGTATCCGCCCCCGTCTATGCAGGCACCCCCTTAGGCGAAATCCGCTTTTACTTGGGTGAGCAGGAGGTTGGCTGCGTGGAGCTGGTCTGCGGGCAGGACGTGGAGCTGGATTTCCCGGAGCCGGTCAGCTTCCTGCACCGGATATTCTCCTTTTTGCCATAG
- the ytfJ gene encoding GerW family sporulation protein, which translates to MDEKKSPLSDLMNSTMEKVSQMVDTNTIVGEPISTPDGVTLIPISKVTFGFGSGGGDYGKSQPKENFGGGSGAGVKIDPVAFLVIKDGTTRVLPVAVPPVGTVDRIVEMVPDVLDRVEKYFDKKKEKEID; encoded by the coding sequence ATGGATGAGAAAAAAAGTCCTTTGAGCGACCTGATGAACTCCACCATGGAGAAAGTGAGCCAGATGGTGGACACCAATACCATCGTAGGCGAGCCCATCTCCACGCCCGACGGCGTGACGCTGATCCCCATTTCCAAGGTGACCTTTGGCTTTGGCAGCGGCGGCGGAGACTATGGCAAGAGCCAGCCCAAGGAAAACTTCGGCGGCGGCAGCGGCGCGGGCGTCAAAATCGACCCGGTGGCCTTCCTGGTCATTAAAGATGGAACCACCCGCGTGCTGCCTGTGGCGGTTCCTCCGGTGGGCACGGTGGACCGAATTGTGGAGATGGTTCCCGACGTTTTGGACCGGGTCGAAAAATATTTCGACAAAAAGAAGGAAAAAGAGATCGACTAA
- the scpB gene encoding SMC-Scp complex subunit ScpB, with amino-acid sequence MEMKEIESAIEGILFASGEPVHIDRICLALEMDRPTVEMVLQKLGDYYAFERRGIRMLRLEDSYQLCSAPDYADLIRKAFEIRKPAKLSQPALEVLTIIAYYQPTTRAYVDQIRGVDSSYTIGLLLERKLIEECGRLQVPGRPHLYRTTKNFLRVFHLNSLEELPEMPGLSMEGQMRLSETGAVVDPEQEE; translated from the coding sequence ATGGAAATGAAAGAGATAGAATCCGCCATTGAGGGCATCCTATTTGCGTCGGGAGAACCGGTCCACATTGACCGGATCTGTCTGGCGTTGGAGATGGACCGCCCCACGGTGGAGATGGTTCTGCAAAAGTTGGGGGATTACTATGCCTTTGAGCGCAGGGGGATTCGCATGCTGCGCCTGGAGGACAGTTATCAGCTCTGTTCGGCCCCGGACTACGCGGATCTGATCCGCAAAGCCTTTGAAATCCGAAAACCCGCCAAGCTGAGCCAGCCCGCGCTGGAGGTTTTGACCATCATCGCCTACTATCAGCCCACCACCCGGGCCTATGTGGATCAAATCCGCGGTGTGGACAGCTCCTATACCATTGGCCTCTTGCTGGAGCGCAAACTGATTGAGGAGTGCGGCAGGCTGCAGGTCCCCGGCCGGCCTCACCTCTACCGCACGACAAAAAACTTCCTGAGGGTGTTCCATCTCAATTCCCTGGAGGAGCTGCCTGAAATGCCGGGACTGTCCATGGAGGGGCAGATGCGTCTTTCCGAGACCGGAGCGGTGGTCGATCCGGAGCAGGAGGAGTAA
- a CDS encoding segregation and condensation protein A translates to MDNPIYKLEKIVRAKSEESMQDFEGPLDLILYLLGKNKIEIQDISISLILDQYLAYLEARQSMDLEVASEFVTMASHLMFIKTRMLLSIEDEEAQSEMDALIKSLEERQRNDNYLKVKAVAERLGPMGEFGRNILTRNPEPVERGKIYEYAQEQADLVLAMQEILNRSERNAPLPAAAFSSIVRHEPYPVESKAREILNRLKMSGVTRFLLLFRGNKSRSEVVATFLAVLELCRSKVIRLAGSEQDCTVVPEKDDLAAQDGRG, encoded by the coding sequence TTGGATAATCCGATTTATAAGCTGGAAAAAATCGTGCGGGCAAAAAGCGAGGAATCCATGCAGGATTTTGAAGGCCCGCTGGACTTGATCCTCTACTTATTGGGCAAAAATAAAATTGAGATACAGGACATCTCCATCTCCCTGATCCTGGATCAGTACTTGGCGTACCTGGAGGCGCGGCAGAGTATGGATCTGGAGGTGGCCAGCGAATTTGTCACCATGGCGTCCCATCTGATGTTCATCAAGACCCGGATGCTGCTCTCCATCGAGGACGAGGAGGCCCAGAGTGAGATGGATGCGCTGATCAAATCCCTGGAAGAACGCCAGCGCAACGACAACTACCTGAAGGTGAAGGCGGTTGCGGAGCGCCTTGGGCCCATGGGGGAATTTGGACGAAACATTCTGACCCGGAATCCGGAACCTGTGGAGCGGGGGAAAATCTATGAGTACGCTCAGGAGCAGGCGGACCTGGTCCTTGCCATGCAGGAGATTTTGAACCGCTCGGAGCGAAATGCGCCTCTGCCCGCTGCGGCGTTCAGTTCGATTGTGCGCCATGAGCCCTATCCCGTGGAATCCAAGGCCAGGGAGATTCTGAACCGGCTGAAGATGAGCGGTGTTACCCGGTTTTTGCTGCTGTTTCGCGGGAACAAGAGCAGAAGTGAAGTGGTGGCCACCTTTTTGGCGGTGCTGGAGCTGTGCCGCTCAAAGGTGATCCGGCTGGCCGGCTCTGAGCAGGACTGCACCGTCGTACCGGAGAAGGACGATCTGGCCGCGCAGGATGGAAGAGGATGA